A window from Nocardioides mesophilus encodes these proteins:
- a CDS encoding NADPH-dependent 2,4-dienoyl-CoA reductase, which yields MSTTDTTPYPHLLAPITLAGTSRAGGTGGLTLRNRVVMGSMHTGLEDRAKHLPELAAYLAERARGGVGLIVTGGYAPNVRGWLLPFGSMMTRRRQADRHHQVTDAVHAEGGAIALQILHAGRYGYTPLNVSASATQSPITPYKAHALSSRGVERTIGDYVDAARLARRAGYDGIEIMGSEGYLINQFLAPHTNRRTDRWGGSAENRMRFPVEIVRRTREALGEDFLIMFRLSLLDLIPDGQTWDETVALAQALEAAGASVINTGIGWHEARIPTILTQVPRAAWSWTTARLRPELGIPVCASNRINTPEVAEQILADGQADLVSLARPMLADPEFVAKAAQGRADEINTCIACNQACLDHTFANKPASCLVNPRAGRETTLVLAPTRAAKAIAVVGAGPAGLSAAVSAAERGHRVTLFEADAEIGGQFRLAMRIPGKEEFAETLRYYRRRMEVLGVDVRLSTRAGVEALRGYDEVVVATGVTPRMPDLDGIEHPKVVSYPDAITGRVPVGPRVAVMGAGGIGVDVSHLLTHDPEETRDDWFAHWGVGDPAVDRGGLRQKKPRVSPREVYLLQRKSTSIGKGLGKTSGWAHRAVLKDSGVHLLPGVSYVRVDDQGLHLLGEDGPRVLEVDHVVVCAGQEPVRALYDDLLAAGLSAHLIGGADVAAELDAKRAIEQGTRLAAAL from the coding sequence ATGAGCACCACCGACACGACGCCCTACCCGCACCTGCTGGCGCCGATCACCCTGGCCGGGACCAGCCGAGCCGGGGGGACCGGCGGTCTCACCCTGCGCAACCGGGTGGTGATGGGGTCGATGCACACCGGCCTCGAGGACCGCGCCAAGCACCTGCCCGAGCTGGCGGCGTACCTCGCCGAGCGGGCCCGCGGCGGCGTCGGCCTGATCGTGACCGGCGGCTACGCCCCGAACGTGCGCGGCTGGCTGCTGCCGTTCGGCTCGATGATGACCCGCCGCCGGCAGGCCGACCGCCATCACCAGGTCACCGACGCCGTGCACGCCGAGGGCGGTGCGATCGCGCTGCAGATCCTGCACGCCGGGCGCTACGGCTACACCCCGCTCAACGTCAGCGCCTCCGCGACGCAGAGCCCGATCACGCCGTACAAGGCGCACGCGCTGAGCAGCCGCGGCGTCGAGCGGACCATCGGCGACTACGTCGACGCCGCCCGGCTGGCCCGGCGGGCGGGCTACGACGGCATCGAGATCATGGGCTCCGAGGGCTACCTGATCAACCAGTTCCTGGCGCCGCACACCAACCGGCGCACCGACCGTTGGGGCGGCAGCGCCGAGAACCGGATGCGGTTCCCGGTCGAGATCGTCCGGCGCACCCGCGAGGCGCTCGGCGAGGACTTCCTGATCATGTTCCGGCTCTCGCTGCTCGACCTGATCCCGGACGGGCAGACCTGGGACGAGACCGTCGCGCTGGCCCAGGCGCTCGAGGCGGCCGGCGCCTCGGTGATCAACACCGGCATCGGCTGGCACGAGGCCCGGATCCCGACGATCCTCACCCAGGTGCCGCGGGCCGCGTGGTCCTGGACGACCGCCCGGCTGCGGCCCGAGCTGGGCATCCCGGTGTGCGCCTCGAACCGGATCAACACCCCCGAGGTGGCCGAGCAGATCCTCGCCGACGGCCAGGCCGACCTGGTCAGCCTGGCCCGGCCGATGCTGGCCGACCCCGAGTTCGTCGCCAAGGCCGCGCAGGGCCGGGCCGACGAGATCAACACCTGCATCGCCTGCAACCAAGCCTGCCTGGACCACACGTTCGCGAACAAGCCGGCCTCCTGCCTGGTCAACCCTCGCGCCGGCCGGGAGACCACGCTGGTGCTCGCCCCGACCCGCGCGGCCAAGGCGATCGCGGTGGTCGGCGCCGGCCCGGCCGGGCTCTCCGCGGCGGTCTCCGCCGCCGAGCGGGGCCACCGGGTGACGCTGTTCGAGGCGGACGCGGAGATCGGCGGCCAGTTCCGGCTGGCGATGCGGATCCCCGGCAAGGAGGAGTTCGCCGAGACGCTGCGCTACTACCGCCGGCGCATGGAGGTGCTCGGCGTCGACGTACGCCTGTCCACCCGCGCCGGCGTCGAGGCCCTCCGCGGGTACGACGAGGTGGTGGTGGCCACCGGGGTGACGCCGCGGATGCCCGACCTCGACGGCATCGAGCACCCGAAGGTGGTCTCCTACCCCGACGCGATCACCGGCCGGGTCCCGGTCGGCCCGCGGGTCGCGGTGATGGGGGCCGGCGGCATCGGCGTGGACGTCAGCCACCTGCTCACCCACGACCCCGAGGAGACCCGCGACGACTGGTTCGCCCACTGGGGCGTCGGGGATCCGGCGGTGGACCGCGGCGGGCTGCGGCAGAAGAAGCCACGGGTCTCGCCGCGCGAGGTCTACCTGCTGCAGCGCAAGAGCACCTCGATCGGCAAGGGGCTGGGCAAGACCTCGGGCTGGGCGCACCGGGCGGTGCTCAAGGACTCCGGGGTGCACCTGCTGCCGGGCGTCAGCTACGTCCGCGTCGACGACCAGGGGCTGCACCTGCTCGGCGAGGACGGGCCGCGCGTGCTCGAGGTCGACCACGTCGTGGTGTGTGCCGGCCAGGAGCCGGTGCGGGCGCTGTACGACGACCTGCTGGCCGCCGGTCTCAGCGCACACCTGATCGGAGGCGCCGACGTGGCCGCCGAGCTCGATGCGAAGCGCGCGATCGAGCAGGGCACCCGGCTGGCCGCGGCGCTCTGA
- a CDS encoding CaiB/BaiF CoA transferase family protein translates to MTPPTPERTPQPATGPATAPAAGPVELGRGTGPLRGVRVVELAGIGPGPHAAMLLADLGADVLRVERPGGAMSPGPRETDLLTRGRPSVAMDLKHPAAVATLLDLVAGADVLMEGLRPGVTERLGLGPEACLGRNPALVYARITGWGQDGPWATTAGHDLNYIGVSGALHGLGQTADRPQFPTNLLGDFGGGSTYLVIGILAALLESRSSGLGQVVDAAIVDGTAHLSAMSASMLAGGMARERRAAGLLDGGAPFYDVYETSDGEHLSVAPLEPQFYAEMLRLLDLGDAVPDRDDLSAWAALRERLRARFAERTQAEWAEVFDGSDACVTPVLPMTEAARHPHLAARETYVERGGLLQPAPAPRFSRTGATLTSGPSRPGADTRAALTAWGVADVDALLATGAIDQT, encoded by the coding sequence ATGACCCCACCGACGCCCGAGCGGACCCCCCAGCCGGCCACCGGGCCCGCCACCGCGCCTGCCGCCGGGCCGGTCGAGCTGGGGCGCGGGACCGGCCCGCTGCGCGGCGTCCGGGTGGTCGAGCTGGCCGGGATCGGTCCCGGCCCGCACGCCGCGATGCTGCTCGCCGACCTCGGCGCCGACGTGCTGCGGGTCGAGCGCCCCGGCGGCGCGATGAGCCCCGGCCCCCGCGAGACCGACCTGCTCACCCGGGGCCGGCCCAGCGTCGCGATGGACCTCAAGCACCCGGCCGCGGTGGCGACGCTGCTCGACCTGGTCGCCGGCGCCGACGTGCTGATGGAGGGCCTCCGGCCGGGGGTGACCGAGCGGCTCGGCCTCGGCCCGGAGGCCTGCCTGGGGCGCAACCCGGCCCTGGTCTACGCCCGGATAACCGGCTGGGGCCAGGACGGTCCCTGGGCGACCACGGCCGGCCACGACCTCAACTACATCGGGGTGTCCGGCGCGCTGCACGGCCTCGGCCAGACCGCCGACCGGCCCCAGTTCCCGACCAACCTCCTCGGCGACTTCGGCGGCGGCTCGACGTACCTCGTCATCGGGATCCTCGCCGCGCTGCTGGAGTCCCGCAGCAGCGGGCTCGGCCAGGTGGTGGACGCCGCGATCGTGGACGGGACCGCGCACCTGTCGGCGATGTCGGCTTCGATGCTGGCCGGCGGGATGGCACGCGAACGCCGGGCAGCCGGGCTGCTCGACGGCGGCGCCCCGTTCTACGACGTCTACGAGACCTCCGACGGCGAGCACCTCTCGGTGGCCCCGCTCGAGCCTCAGTTCTACGCCGAGATGCTGCGGCTGCTCGACCTCGGCGACGCCGTACCCGACCGCGACGACCTGTCCGCCTGGGCCGCCCTGCGCGAGCGGCTGAGGGCGCGCTTCGCGGAGCGCACCCAGGCCGAGTGGGCCGAGGTGTTCGACGGCTCCGACGCCTGCGTCACGCCGGTCCTGCCGATGACGGAGGCCGCCCGGCACCCGCACCTGGCCGCCCGGGAGACCTACGTCGAGCGCGGCGGGCTGCTGCAGCCGGCGCCGGCGCCACGGTTCTCCCGGACCGGGGCCACGCTGACCTCAGGGCCCAGCCGGCCGGGCGCCGACACCCGGGCCGCGCTCACCGCCTGGGGGGTCGCGGACGTCGACGCGCTGCTCGCGACAGGTGCGATAGACCAGACCTGA
- a CDS encoding 3-hydroxyacyl-CoA dehydrogenase NAD-binding domain-containing protein, with amino-acid sequence MSQTTEQTAVRYQKDDDGIVVLTLDDPTASANTMNRLYLESMGAAVDRLEAERDEIAGVVVTSGKKTFFAGGDLNGMVKAGPEDAADVFAMVEEVKAQLRRLERLGKPVVAAVNGTALGGGLEIALACHRRIVVDDPKIQLGLPEVTLGLLPGGGGVTRTVRMLGLSSALMDVLLLGPRMKPAQAKEKGLVDALVASPDELLPAAKGWIQANRDDADAAVQPWDRPGYRVPGGTPSTPKLAAFLPAFPANLRKQLKGADYPAPKAILATAVEGAQVDFDTASRIESRYLTSLITGQNSKNMIQAFFFDLQAINAGSLRPQGFETFRPTRVAVLGAGMMGAGIAYACARSGLDVVLKDVSTENAEKGKGYSEKILGKAVSRGKMSEAAAREVLDRITPTGEMADLAGCDLVIEAVFEDPALKAKVYAEVQDVVAPDALLCSNTSTLPITGLAGSVDRPADFVGLHFFSPVDKMPLVEIIRGEQTSDATIARAVDVVQAIRKTPIVVNDSRGFYTSRVIGTFVNEGLAMLAEGVHPVTIERAATSAGYPVGTLQLSDELNLELMAKIRKATADALAADGRELPAHAADAVVTTMIEAGRPGRLRGAGFYDYDEDGKRLGLWKGLADTFPVADRAPQFDDLVDLRDRFLFIEAVETARCFEEGVIDSAAAANIGSIMGIGYPALTGGAAQFIQGYPGGPAGFVARARELAATYGDRFAPPPYLVDLAESGGRFPA; translated from the coding sequence ATGAGCCAGACCACCGAGCAGACCGCAGTGCGCTACCAGAAGGACGACGACGGCATCGTCGTGCTCACCCTGGACGACCCGACCGCCAGCGCGAACACCATGAACCGGCTCTACCTGGAGTCGATGGGGGCGGCCGTGGACCGGCTGGAGGCCGAGCGTGACGAGATCGCCGGCGTGGTGGTGACCAGCGGCAAGAAGACCTTCTTCGCCGGCGGCGACCTCAACGGCATGGTGAAGGCCGGACCGGAGGACGCCGCGGACGTGTTCGCGATGGTCGAGGAGGTCAAGGCGCAGCTGCGCCGGCTGGAGCGGCTCGGCAAGCCCGTGGTGGCCGCGGTGAACGGCACCGCGCTCGGCGGCGGGCTCGAGATCGCGCTGGCCTGCCACCGCCGGATCGTCGTCGACGACCCGAAGATCCAGCTCGGGCTGCCCGAGGTCACCCTCGGCCTGCTGCCCGGCGGCGGCGGGGTGACCCGCACGGTGCGGATGCTCGGCCTCAGCTCCGCGCTGATGGACGTGCTGCTGCTCGGGCCGCGCATGAAGCCGGCGCAGGCGAAGGAGAAGGGGCTCGTCGACGCGCTGGTGGCCTCCCCGGACGAGCTGCTGCCGGCCGCCAAGGGCTGGATCCAGGCCAACCGCGACGACGCGGACGCGGCCGTGCAGCCGTGGGACCGGCCGGGCTACAGGGTGCCCGGCGGCACCCCGTCCACCCCGAAGCTGGCCGCGTTCCTGCCGGCGTTCCCCGCGAACCTGCGCAAGCAGCTCAAGGGCGCGGACTACCCGGCGCCCAAGGCGATCCTGGCGACCGCCGTCGAGGGCGCCCAGGTCGACTTCGACACCGCCTCCCGGATCGAGTCGCGCTACCTGACCAGCCTGATCACCGGGCAGAACTCCAAGAACATGATCCAGGCGTTCTTCTTCGACCTGCAGGCGATCAACGCCGGGTCGCTGCGCCCGCAGGGGTTCGAGACGTTCCGGCCCACCAGGGTCGCGGTGCTCGGCGCCGGGATGATGGGCGCGGGCATCGCCTACGCCTGCGCCCGCAGCGGCCTCGACGTGGTGCTCAAGGACGTCAGCACCGAGAACGCCGAGAAGGGCAAGGGCTACTCCGAGAAGATCCTCGGCAAGGCGGTCTCGCGCGGCAAGATGTCCGAGGCGGCGGCCCGGGAGGTGCTCGACCGGATCACCCCGACCGGGGAGATGGCGGACCTGGCCGGCTGCGACCTGGTCATCGAGGCGGTCTTCGAGGACCCCGCGCTCAAGGCCAAGGTGTACGCCGAGGTGCAGGACGTCGTGGCACCGGACGCGCTGCTGTGCTCGAACACCAGCACGCTGCCGATCACCGGTCTCGCCGGGTCGGTGGACCGGCCGGCGGACTTCGTCGGCCTGCACTTCTTCTCCCCGGTCGACAAGATGCCGCTGGTGGAGATCATCCGCGGCGAGCAGACCTCCGACGCCACCATCGCGCGCGCCGTCGACGTCGTGCAGGCGATCCGCAAGACCCCGATCGTCGTCAACGACAGCCGCGGCTTCTACACCTCACGGGTGATCGGCACCTTCGTCAACGAGGGGCTGGCGATGCTCGCCGAGGGCGTGCACCCGGTGACCATCGAGCGGGCCGCCACCTCGGCCGGCTACCCGGTCGGCACCCTGCAGCTCTCCGACGAGCTGAACCTCGAGCTGATGGCCAAGATCCGCAAGGCCACCGCGGACGCCCTCGCCGCCGACGGCCGCGAGCTGCCGGCGCACGCCGCGGACGCGGTGGTGACCACGATGATCGAGGCGGGCCGGCCGGGGCGGCTGCGCGGCGCCGGCTTCTACGACTACGACGAGGACGGCAAGCGGCTCGGCCTCTGGAAGGGGCTGGCCGATACCTTCCCAGTGGCCGACCGGGCCCCGCAGTTCGACGACCTGGTCGACCTGCGCGACCGGTTCCTGTTCATCGAGGCGGTCGAGACCGCGCGCTGCTTCGAGGAGGGCGTCATCGACTCGGCGGCCGCCGCGAACATCGGCTCGATCATGGGGATCGGCTACCCGGCGCTGACCGGCGGCGCGGCGCAGTTCATCCAGGGCTACCCCGGCGGGCCGGCCGGGTTCGTCGCCCGGGCGCGGGAGCTCGCGGCGACGTACGGCGACCGGTTCGCCCCGCCGCCGTACCTCGTCGACCTGGCGGAGTCCGGCGGCCGCTTCCCGGCCTGA
- a CDS encoding MerR family transcriptional regulator gives MSVEAHPAGPEPELSTLDELSRSTGVSVRNIRFYTTRGLLPAPIRRGRSGYYSADHVARLELVRELQAHGFTLAAVEKYVARIPADATPETIALHRTLLAPWMAELPETLSRRDLERRAGRKLGEDELDTLNALGIVFPTKQGKFQVAVAHLSVGVSMLDLGMPHDVALAAQDIFTAHGRAVAEELTELFRTRVWPAYVESQASPEQVREAVERFKPVTVAALVTAYESAVNETKRETVARRTR, from the coding sequence ATGAGCGTGGAAGCGCACCCGGCCGGGCCCGAGCCCGAGCTGAGCACCCTCGACGAGCTCAGCCGGAGCACCGGGGTCAGCGTCCGCAATATCCGGTTCTACACGACCCGGGGGCTGCTGCCGGCGCCGATCCGGCGCGGCCGGTCGGGCTACTACTCCGCCGACCACGTCGCCCGCCTCGAGCTGGTCCGCGAGCTGCAGGCGCACGGCTTCACGCTGGCCGCGGTCGAGAAGTACGTCGCCCGGATCCCGGCCGACGCCACGCCCGAGACGATCGCGCTGCACCGGACGCTGCTCGCGCCGTGGATGGCCGAGCTGCCGGAGACCCTCTCCCGCCGCGACCTCGAGCGCCGGGCCGGCCGCAAGCTCGGCGAGGACGAGCTGGACACCTTGAACGCGCTCGGGATCGTCTTCCCCACCAAGCAGGGCAAGTTCCAGGTGGCGGTCGCGCACCTCTCGGTCGGGGTCAGCATGCTCGACCTCGGGATGCCGCACGACGTCGCGCTCGCCGCCCAGGATATCTTCACCGCCCACGGCCGCGCCGTCGCCGAGGAGCTCACCGAGCTGTTCCGCACCCGGGTGTGGCCGGCGTACGTCGAGAGCCAGGCCTCGCCCGAGCAGGTCCGGGAAGCCGTGGAGCGGTTCAAGCCGGTGACGGTCGCCGCCCTGGTCACCGCCTACGAGTCCGCAGTCAACGAGACCAAGCGCGAGACCGTCGCGCGCCGCACCCGTTGA
- a CDS encoding DUF2177 family protein, with protein MQLRRALGQYVVAVVLFLVLDLIWLTAIASDLYDRLLGDLLAEQPNVLAAVAFYALFVAGLVHFVIAPAAARRSVGRAARDGAFFGLVTYATWDLTNLAVLDGFPASLVVIDLTWGAVLAAAVSAGTVALWPRVGARLGSAEGDGQ; from the coding sequence ATGCAGCTGCGCAGGGCCCTGGGCCAGTACGTCGTCGCGGTGGTGCTGTTCCTGGTACTCGACCTGATCTGGCTCACCGCGATCGCCTCGGACCTCTACGACCGGCTGCTCGGGGACCTGCTCGCCGAGCAGCCGAACGTCCTGGCGGCCGTGGCCTTCTACGCGCTGTTCGTCGCCGGCCTCGTGCACTTCGTGATCGCTCCCGCCGCCGCCCGGCGTTCGGTGGGCCGGGCCGCGCGCGACGGCGCGTTCTTCGGCCTGGTCACCTATGCCACCTGGGACCTCACCAACCTGGCGGTGCTGGACGGCTTCCCGGCTTCGCTGGTGGTGATCGACCTGACCTGGGGAGCGGTGCTGGCGGCCGCGGTCAGCGCGGGCACGGTCGCGCTGTGGCCCCGGGTCGGCGCCCGCCTGGGGTCAGCGGAGGGCGACGGTCAGTAG
- a CDS encoding HIT family protein: MTSSDLVPGCFPCDQQAQAVLPPREDVVHTDHWRVAHAFNSTLPGWLVLVPTRHVLSFTDLTPEAADELGGLVRRLGVALEAVTGCVKTYLMQFSEAEGFSHLHLHLVPRQPEHPAEARGPRVFSFLSEDQDRWLPAGERDRLALAVRAALS, encoded by the coding sequence ATGACCTCGAGCGACCTCGTCCCCGGATGCTTCCCGTGCGACCAGCAGGCGCAGGCGGTGCTGCCGCCGCGCGAGGACGTCGTGCACACCGACCACTGGCGGGTCGCGCACGCGTTCAACAGCACCCTGCCCGGCTGGCTGGTGCTGGTGCCGACGCGGCACGTGCTCTCGTTCACGGACCTGACCCCGGAGGCCGCCGACGAGCTCGGCGGGCTGGTCCGTCGTCTCGGCGTCGCGCTGGAGGCGGTGACCGGCTGCGTGAAGACCTACCTCATGCAGTTCTCCGAGGCAGAGGGCTTCTCGCACCTGCACCTGCACCTCGTGCCGCGGCAGCCCGAGCACCCTGCGGAGGCCCGCGGACCCCGGGTGTTCAGCTTCCTCAGCGAGGACCAGGACCGGTGGCTGCCCGCCGGCGAGCGCGACCGTCTCGCGCTCGCCGTCCGGGCCGCGCTCTCCTAG
- a CDS encoding pirin family protein: MSSVGGRPATEGPQRLQVRRAGERFETVAPGIRTRHSFSFGRHYDPGNTAHALLVAHNDDRVRPGHGYPRHPHQDLEILTWVLSGALRHEDSQGTGGLVAPGTLQRLSAGSGIEHTEWNDAATGSEVRFVQMWVRPARAACRRRTPRPTCPPVTWCCSPPA, encoded by the coding sequence ATGAGCAGCGTGGGTGGGCGTCCCGCCACGGAGGGACCGCAGCGGCTGCAGGTCCGACGGGCCGGGGAGCGCTTCGAGACCGTGGCGCCCGGGATCCGGACCCGGCACTCGTTCAGCTTCGGCCGGCACTACGACCCCGGGAACACCGCTCACGCGCTGCTGGTCGCGCACAACGACGACCGGGTGCGGCCCGGGCACGGCTACCCGCGGCACCCGCACCAGGACCTGGAGATCCTCACCTGGGTGCTGTCGGGGGCGCTGCGCCACGAGGACTCGCAGGGGACCGGCGGCCTGGTCGCACCCGGCACCCTGCAGCGGCTGAGCGCCGGGTCCGGCATCGAGCACACGGAGTGGAACGACGCGGCCACCGGCAGCGAGGTCCGGTTCGTGCAGATGTGGGTCCGCCCCGCGAGAGCGGCCTGCCGCCGGCGTACGCCGCGGCCGACGTGCCCTCCGGTGACCTGGTGCTGCTCGCCTCCGGCCTGA
- a CDS encoding alpha/beta hydrolase, whose translation MTVHAKLVPTRVPDAPEAAVLVLHGGASRRGDVRVSPTQLSVLRMIPIAARIAHAGGNRLAVFRLLNSTRGWDTAHTPVDDVGWALDQLRERFGTSLPTCLVGHSLGGRAALLAGSRPEVRSVVALNPWVYATDGRVSLRDKQVLIVHGTEDRIAKSENSAVVARALARSAEVGYISVDGGKHAMLGRLGVFDRLAADFALSTLLGEAVSGPVAEVRGGRQWVTV comes from the coding sequence ATGACCGTTCACGCCAAGCTGGTCCCGACCCGGGTGCCGGACGCTCCCGAGGCCGCCGTGCTCGTGCTGCACGGCGGCGCCAGCCGGCGCGGCGACGTGCGGGTCAGCCCCACCCAGCTCTCGGTGCTGCGGATGATCCCGATCGCGGCCCGGATCGCGCACGCCGGAGGGAACCGTCTCGCGGTCTTCCGGCTGCTCAACTCCACCCGCGGCTGGGACACCGCGCACACGCCCGTCGACGACGTCGGCTGGGCGCTGGACCAGCTTCGCGAGCGTTTCGGCACGTCGTTGCCGACCTGCCTGGTCGGCCACTCCCTCGGCGGCCGGGCCGCGCTGCTGGCGGGGAGCCGACCAGAGGTCCGCAGCGTCGTCGCGCTGAACCCGTGGGTCTACGCCACCGACGGGCGGGTGAGCCTGCGCGACAAGCAGGTGCTGATCGTGCACGGCACCGAGGACCGGATCGCCAAGTCCGAGAACTCCGCGGTGGTGGCCCGGGCGCTGGCCCGCTCGGCCGAGGTCGGCTACATCAGCGTCGACGGCGGCAAGCACGCCATGCTCGGCCGGCTCGGGGTCTTCGACCGGCTGGCCGCCGACTTCGCGCTGTCCACCCTGCTGGGCGAGGCAGTGTCCGGTCCGGTCGCCGAGGTCCGCGGCGGCCGGCAGTGGGTCACCGTCTGA
- a CDS encoding acetyl-CoA C-acetyltransferase produces MAETPQAFVYDALRTPRGRGKKTGSLYEVKPVDLVVQLLDAVQERNPGFDPGRVDDVVLGVVTPIGDQGGDIAKTAALAAGYPETVAGVQLNRFCASGLEAVNQAAARVRSGFEDLILAGGVESMSRVPMGSDGGAWAMDPRTADTTSFVPQGIGADLIATLEGWSRPEVDAFAAESQARAAKAQANGHFDRALVPVRDLNGLTVLDRDEFIRPGTTVESLAGLPPSFAAIGDQGGFDAVALEKYHWVERIDHVHHAGNSSGIVDGAALVAIGNEQVGRDLGLTPRARILATAVSGADPTIMLTGPAPASRKALAKAGLSVEDIDLWEMNEAFAAVAMRFMKDMGISHDVVNVNGGAIAMGHPLGATGAMILGTLVDELERRDQRYGLATLCVGGGMGIATVVERL; encoded by the coding sequence ATGGCCGAGACGCCGCAGGCATTTGTGTACGACGCCCTCCGCACGCCGCGCGGCCGGGGGAAGAAGACCGGGTCGCTCTACGAGGTCAAGCCGGTCGACCTGGTGGTGCAGCTCCTCGACGCGGTCCAGGAGCGCAACCCCGGCTTCGACCCGGGCCGGGTCGACGACGTGGTGCTCGGCGTGGTCACCCCGATCGGCGACCAGGGCGGCGACATCGCCAAGACCGCGGCGCTCGCCGCCGGCTACCCGGAGACCGTGGCCGGGGTGCAGCTCAACCGGTTCTGTGCCTCCGGTCTGGAGGCGGTGAACCAGGCCGCGGCCCGGGTCCGCTCCGGCTTCGAGGACCTGATCCTCGCCGGGGGCGTCGAGTCGATGTCGCGGGTGCCGATGGGCTCCGACGGCGGCGCCTGGGCGATGGACCCGCGCACCGCCGACACCACCTCCTTCGTGCCGCAGGGGATCGGCGCGGACCTGATCGCCACCCTCGAGGGCTGGTCGCGCCCGGAGGTCGACGCGTTCGCCGCCGAGTCGCAGGCCCGGGCCGCCAAGGCGCAGGCCAACGGCCACTTCGACCGGGCGCTGGTGCCGGTCCGCGACCTGAACGGGCTCACCGTCCTGGACCGGGACGAGTTCATCCGCCCGGGCACCACCGTGGAGAGCCTGGCCGGCCTGCCGCCGTCGTTCGCCGCGATCGGGGACCAGGGCGGCTTCGACGCGGTGGCGCTGGAGAAGTACCACTGGGTGGAGCGGATCGACCACGTCCACCACGCCGGCAACTCCTCGGGGATCGTCGACGGAGCCGCGCTCGTCGCGATCGGCAACGAGCAGGTCGGCCGCGACCTCGGGCTCACCCCGCGGGCCCGGATCCTGGCCACGGCGGTCTCCGGCGCGGACCCGACGATCATGCTGACCGGCCCGGCGCCGGCCTCCCGCAAGGCGCTGGCGAAGGCCGGCCTCTCGGTCGAGGACATCGACCTGTGGGAGATGAACGAGGCGTTCGCCGCGGTCGCGATGCGGTTCATGAAGGACATGGGGATCTCCCACGACGTCGTGAACGTCAACGGCGGCGCGATCGCGATGGGCCACCCGCTCGGCGCGACCGGCGCGATGATCCTCGGCACGCTGGTCGACGAGCTCGAGCGCCGCGACCAGCGCTACGGCCTGGCCACGCTCTGCGTCGGCGGCGGGATGGGCATCGCCACCGTCGTCGAACGGCTCTGA
- a CDS encoding DUF4396 domain-containing protein gives MSETHEQHGHESTHGDAGHAMDTRGTDHGADHGADHGAGHGADSSWSTAVSATLHCLTGCAIGEVLGMVLATWWGWSTGPSVALAIVLAFFFGYSLTISPVLRAGVPFAAAVKVALAADTVSIAVMEIVDNGVMVGVPGALNAGLGNWIFWASLVFSLAVAFVVTVPVNRWMIGRGLGHAVVHEYHH, from the coding sequence ATGAGTGAGACACATGAGCAGCACGGGCACGAGTCCACGCACGGAGATGCCGGACACGCCATGGACACCCGCGGGACAGACCACGGAGCCGACCACGGAGCCGACCACGGGGCCGGCCACGGGGCGGACTCGAGCTGGAGTACGGCGGTCAGCGCGACGTTGCACTGCCTGACCGGCTGTGCGATCGGCGAGGTGCTGGGCATGGTGCTGGCCACCTGGTGGGGCTGGAGCACAGGGCCGAGCGTCGCGCTCGCGATCGTGCTGGCCTTCTTCTTCGGCTACTCGCTGACCATCTCGCCGGTGCTCCGGGCCGGCGTGCCGTTCGCCGCCGCCGTCAAGGTCGCGCTGGCCGCCGACACCGTGTCGATCGCGGTCATGGAGATCGTCGACAACGGGGTCATGGTCGGCGTGCCCGGTGCGCTCAACGCCGGGCTCGGCAACTGGATCTTCTGGGCGTCGCTGGTCTTCTCGCTGGCGGTCGCCTTCGTGGTCACCGTGCCGGTGAACCGCTGGATGATCGGCCGCGGCCTCGGGCACGCCGTGGTGCACGAGTACCACCACTGA
- a CDS encoding PadR family transcriptional regulator translates to MALEHAILVSLSEHPAAGLDLTRRFDRSIGFFWNATHQQIYRTLARMEADGWVSSAQVSQAGRRDKKEYVVTAAGRAELQRWLAEPAPPEAFRSDLAVRLRAASYGDRDAVLDQVEAHLAEHAVRLAHYQHLARRDFADPGPLDDQQRDVHLVLRGGIRLEQFWVEWLSEVLDAYGRTRHHDRPAPDRAPHDRPARRRIPGPRSDRSTT, encoded by the coding sequence ATGGCCCTCGAGCACGCGATCCTGGTCTCGCTCAGCGAGCACCCGGCCGCCGGCCTGGACCTGACCCGTCGCTTCGACCGCTCGATCGGCTTCTTCTGGAATGCCACGCACCAGCAGATCTACCGGACACTGGCGCGGATGGAGGCCGACGGCTGGGTCAGCTCCGCCCAGGTCTCCCAGGCGGGTCGCCGGGACAAGAAGGAGTACGTCGTCACCGCGGCCGGCCGGGCCGAGCTGCAACGGTGGCTGGCCGAGCCGGCCCCTCCCGAGGCGTTCCGCAGCGACCTCGCGGTCCGGCTCCGCGCGGCGTCGTACGGCGACCGGGACGCCGTCCTGGACCAGGTCGAGGCCCACCTCGCGGAGCACGCTGTCCGGCTCGCGCACTACCAGCACCTCGCCCGCCGGGACTTCGCCGACCCGGGCCCCCTCGATGACCAGCAGCGCGACGTGCACCTCGTGCTGCGCGGCGGGATCCGCCTCGAGCAGTTCTGGGTCGAGTGGCTCAGCGAGGTCCTCGACGCCTACGGCCGCACCCGCCACCACGACCGCCCTGCCCCCGACCGCGCTCCCCACGACAGACCTGCCCGCCGCCGCATCCCCGGCCCCCGATCCGACCGGAGCACCACATGA